In Clostridium sp. DL-VIII, the following proteins share a genomic window:
- the clpB gene encoding ATP-dependent chaperone ClpB yields MNIDKMTLRVQQALNDANAIAVKFNHQQIDLIHLFSALVEQDDGLVPNIFTKMGVPMKNIKDSINKELDSMPKVQGEGIGNVYITRKIEEALIKAEEFSKQFEDSYVSVEHLMLAIMDVGKNSQVSKILKDYGITKDNFLKVLSEVRGNQRVETQDPEGTYDALAKYGTNLVDLAKKHKLDPVIGRDEEIRRTIRILSRRTKNNPVLIGEPGVGKTAIIEGLAERIVRGDVPEGLKDKIIFSLDMGSLIAGAKYRGEFEERLKAVLKEVQSSEGRILLFIDEIHTIVGAGKTDGAMDAGNLIKPLLARGELHCIGATTFDEYRKYIEKDKALERRFQPVIIDEPTVDDTIAILRGLKERFEIHHGIRIHDSAIVAAAKLSDRYIQDRYMPDKAIDLIDEAGAMIRSEIDSLPTELDVIRRKIFKLEIEKEALVKEKDEGSQKRLEDLEKELAELKEKNDEMTAKYTKEKEQITAIKTLKSQLDDARGEIEAAQRNFDYNKVAEIQYSKIPALEEQIKQKEIELRDNYEGALLKEEVTEQEVSAVLSKWTGIPVSNLLEGEREKLLRLEEEMNKRVIGQGEAVEAVTNAILRARAGLKDINRPIGSFIFLGPTGVGKTELAKTLARNLFDSEESIIRIDMSEYMEKHSVSRLVGAPPGYVGYDEGGQLTEAVRRKPYSVILFDEIEKAHEDVFNIFLQILDDGRLTDNKGKTVDFKNTIIIMTSNIGSEYLLENKNENHVEEEIKTKVMSVLKSRFKPEFLNRVDDTIMFKPLTEIGIKRIIDIFLKDVSSRLKDKNIEIEVTDEAETIMAREGYDVVYGARPLKRYIQNTLENRLARMIIKGELTYGSKVRIDRNGDEIVITPISLKNQ; encoded by the coding sequence ATGAATATTGATAAAATGACATTAAGAGTACAACAGGCATTAAATGACGCTAATGCTATAGCAGTTAAATTCAATCATCAACAAATAGATTTAATTCATCTTTTTTCAGCATTAGTAGAACAAGATGATGGATTGGTACCAAATATTTTTACCAAAATGGGCGTACCTATGAAGAATATAAAAGATTCTATAAATAAAGAATTGGATTCCATGCCTAAAGTTCAAGGAGAAGGTATTGGTAATGTATATATTACTAGAAAAATAGAAGAAGCTTTAATTAAAGCAGAAGAATTTTCAAAGCAATTTGAGGATTCATATGTAAGTGTTGAACATTTAATGCTTGCTATCATGGATGTAGGAAAGAATAGCCAGGTTTCAAAAATATTAAAGGATTATGGTATAACTAAAGACAATTTTTTGAAAGTTCTTTCAGAAGTAAGAGGAAATCAAAGAGTTGAGACACAAGATCCAGAAGGAACATATGATGCTTTAGCTAAATATGGAACTAACCTAGTTGACCTTGCTAAAAAGCATAAACTTGATCCTGTTATAGGAAGAGATGAAGAAATAAGAAGAACCATAAGAATTCTTTCTAGGAGAACAAAAAATAATCCAGTATTAATAGGAGAACCTGGAGTTGGTAAGACAGCAATTATTGAAGGATTAGCTGAAAGGATAGTAAGAGGTGATGTTCCAGAAGGCTTAAAAGATAAAATCATTTTCTCATTAGATATGGGATCATTAATAGCTGGAGCAAAGTATAGAGGTGAATTTGAAGAAAGATTAAAAGCAGTATTAAAAGAAGTTCAAAGCAGTGAAGGTAGAATACTATTATTTATTGATGAGATTCATACTATAGTTGGAGCAGGTAAAACTGATGGAGCTATGGATGCTGGAAATTTGATAAAGCCATTACTTGCAAGAGGAGAACTTCACTGTATTGGTGCTACAACCTTTGATGAATATAGAAAATATATTGAAAAGGATAAGGCTTTAGAAAGAAGATTTCAACCAGTAATTATTGACGAACCTACAGTTGATGATACAATAGCAATACTTAGAGGATTAAAAGAAAGATTTGAAATTCATCACGGGATTAGAATTCATGATTCAGCAATAGTAGCTGCAGCAAAACTATCAGATAGATACATTCAAGACAGATATATGCCAGACAAAGCAATTGATCTAATTGATGAAGCTGGAGCAATGATAAGATCAGAAATTGATTCGCTTCCAACAGAGCTTGATGTAATAAGAAGAAAGATATTCAAATTAGAAATTGAAAAAGAAGCTTTAGTTAAAGAGAAGGATGAAGGCTCACAAAAAAGATTAGAAGATCTTGAAAAAGAACTTGCGGAGCTTAAAGAAAAAAATGATGAAATGACTGCTAAATATACAAAAGAGAAAGAGCAGATTACGGCTATAAAAACCTTAAAAAGTCAGCTAGACGATGCAAGGGGAGAGATAGAAGCTGCTCAGAGAAACTTTGATTATAATAAAGTCGCTGAAATTCAGTACAGTAAGATTCCTGCACTAGAAGAGCAAATTAAGCAAAAAGAAATTGAACTTCGAGATAATTATGAGGGAGCCTTGCTAAAAGAGGAAGTTACTGAACAGGAAGTTTCAGCTGTTCTTTCAAAATGGACTGGAATTCCAGTAAGTAATTTACTTGAAGGAGAAAGAGAGAAACTTTTAAGATTAGAAGAAGAAATGAATAAGAGAGTAATAGGGCAGGGTGAAGCAGTTGAAGCTGTAACTAATGCTATACTTAGAGCAAGAGCAGGGCTTAAGGATATTAATAGGCCAATAGGTTCGTTCATATTTTTAGGACCAACAGGTGTAGGAAAAACAGAGCTTGCAAAGACTCTAGCTAGGAATTTATTTGATTCTGAAGAAAGCATTATTCGTATAGATATGTCAGAGTATATGGAAAAACATTCTGTATCTAGGTTAGTTGGAGCGCCTCCAGGATATGTAGGTTATGATGAAGGAGGACAATTAACTGAAGCAGTAAGAAGAAAACCATACAGTGTAATTTTATTTGATGAAATTGAAAAAGCACATGAAGATGTATTTAATATATTCCTTCAAATATTAGATGATGGTAGATTGACTGATAACAAAGGTAAAACAGTTGATTTTAAGAATACTATAATAATTATGACTTCGAACATTGGAAGTGAATACTTGCTAGAAAATAAAAATGAAAATCATGTTGAAGAAGAAATTAAAACAAAGGTAATGAGTGTTCTAAAATCAAGATTTAAACCAGAATTTTTAAATAGAGTAGATGATACTATAATGTTTAAACCATTGACTGAAATTGGTATAAAGAGAATTATAGATATATTCTTAAAAGATGTAAGTTCAAGATTAAAAGATAAGAATATAGAAATAGAAGTTACAGATGAAGCTGAAACAATAATGGCGAGAGAAGGCTATGATGTAGTCTATGGAGCAAGACCACTTAAGAGATATATTCAAAACACCTTAGAAAACAGACTTGCAAGGATGATAATAAAAGGTGAATTAACTTACGGTTCAAAGGTTAGAATTGATAGAAATGGTGATGAAATTGTAATAACACCAATATCATTAAAAAATCAATAA
- a CDS encoding helix-turn-helix transcriptional regulator, with the protein MEILSTGEKIKRARIFKGITLKELCEDKISIAKMSCIENGKIKADKELLKYIAKKIEIDLEYLIEDVYEQISNNLKIMKKNVSCDTDSENKLRDNLNYALKYKYYDLAFDLIHILFSYYVEENKVENIQLIVSQYYDLYQRDNTEENTIIYFKDMARYLSQNGEYIEAISYYSKLREMFEQKKEMVISEYCLISYNEALCYQNLNKLDEAYAILSGIIEYVDNLKSDESKGKIYHIYAAICIKLKKDCVDKYKKKAFEYQKYNPILLALSHGNYGRYYFEVGEKEKAIREIEEGIKIFPRDNIEKNVEFLNYCTGILIDDSEYEIACKITEESLNKAIITNNIKLIEKSYYLKGIILQKMDRYLEAEKYMNLSLDSLFKFGTREERKNRYMDMGKLYYKLGSTTDSLKYFNLAFSVDKKI; encoded by the coding sequence TTGGAAATACTGTCTACTGGTGAAAAAATAAAAAGAGCTAGGATATTTAAGGGAATTACATTAAAAGAATTATGTGAAGATAAAATATCAATAGCTAAGATGAGCTGCATAGAGAATGGAAAGATCAAAGCAGATAAGGAATTACTCAAATATATAGCGAAAAAAATTGAAATTGATTTAGAATATTTAATAGAAGATGTTTATGAACAAATATCTAATAACTTAAAAATAATGAAAAAGAATGTTTCATGTGATACTGATTCGGAAAATAAATTAAGAGATAATTTAAATTATGCACTTAAGTATAAGTATTATGATTTAGCTTTCGACCTAATACATATATTATTCTCTTACTATGTAGAGGAAAATAAGGTCGAAAATATTCAATTAATAGTGTCTCAATACTATGATTTATATCAAAGAGATAATACAGAAGAAAATACAATAATATATTTTAAAGACATGGCTAGATATCTTTCTCAAAATGGAGAATATATAGAAGCAATTTCGTATTATAGTAAGCTCAGAGAAATGTTCGAACAGAAAAAAGAAATGGTTATTAGTGAATATTGCTTAATAAGCTATAATGAAGCTTTATGCTATCAAAATTTAAATAAATTAGATGAGGCTTATGCTATTCTCTCAGGAATTATAGAATATGTTGATAATCTTAAGAGTGATGAAAGTAAGGGGAAAATTTATCACATATACGCAGCTATATGCATTAAATTAAAAAAAGACTGTGTAGATAAATATAAGAAGAAAGCTTTCGAATACCAAAAGTACAATCCTATTCTATTGGCACTATCTCATGGAAATTATGGAAGGTATTATTTTGAGGTTGGTGAAAAAGAAAAGGCAATTAGGGAAATAGAGGAAGGAATTAAGATATTCCCAAGAGATAATATTGAAAAGAATGTGGAATTTTTAAATTATTGCACTGGAATTCTTATAGATGATTCAGAGTACGAAATAGCATGTAAAATAACAGAAGAATCATTAAATAAAGCAATTATTACAAATAATATAAAATTAATTGAAAAATCGTATTATTTAAAAGGAATAATACTTCAAAAAATGGATAGATACCTGGAAGCTGAAAAATACATGAATTTATCTTTAGATTCATTATTTAAATTTGGTACAAGAGAAGAAAGAAAGAATCGTTATATGGATATGGGAAAGCTTTATTATAAATTAGGATCAACAACAGATTCATTAAAGTATTTTAATTTAGCTTTTTCTGTAGATAAGAAAATTTAA
- a CDS encoding tetratricopeptide repeat protein — protein MEILSLGEKIKKRRKELNMTLKDLAKDRITPGQISLVESGRSNPSVDLLEYLANALNTTVEYLMESEESQAEKISLYYEQVGESCILQGDYEKGQRYIDNALYYCEKYNLEYRKAVIYFITAKSYMYKKDFPLAQKFFLSANVIFVKSNNYEQIIKTFLNLANIALELKAYHSASSYLKQAEKVYLDNKVVDDFLMGEIYYNMSRTYYDVEDLELALKYSYLAKERFEQIYNDENYAKNLFGLAEEFNKKGDLINAIKYSKKTLEVYKKIQYNKSIVNIEHNLGKLFYELGDLEESIKHYEISRNVSAQNHVGHINDILIDICTCYLKLKNIEQCSKILKNIENSIDEDDVDRKIKCKLIKYTLFNIEDKIEQAETVLIDTYVLAKDSGRLAKAGELAMRVGKYFIDKKEEEEAAYYLNQGIKLFNEAEKLEN, from the coding sequence ATGGAAATTCTATCACTAGGAGAAAAAATCAAAAAACGAAGAAAAGAATTAAATATGACATTAAAAGATCTAGCTAAAGACAGAATAACTCCAGGACAAATTAGTTTGGTTGAGTCTGGTCGCTCAAATCCATCAGTTGACTTATTAGAGTACTTAGCAAATGCACTAAATACTACAGTAGAATATTTAATGGAATCGGAAGAAAGCCAAGCAGAAAAAATAAGCCTATACTATGAGCAAGTAGGAGAATCTTGTATATTACAAGGCGACTATGAAAAAGGACAAAGATATATTGATAACGCTTTATATTATTGCGAAAAGTATAATTTGGAGTATAGGAAGGCAGTAATATATTTTATTACAGCAAAATCTTATATGTATAAAAAAGATTTCCCTTTAGCTCAAAAATTTTTCTTGTCTGCAAATGTTATTTTTGTTAAAAGTAATAACTATGAACAAATAATAAAAACCTTTTTAAACCTAGCTAATATAGCTTTAGAATTAAAAGCTTATCATTCTGCCAGCAGTTACTTAAAGCAAGCAGAAAAAGTTTACCTTGATAATAAAGTTGTAGATGATTTCTTAATGGGAGAAATCTATTATAATATGTCTAGAACTTATTATGATGTGGAAGATTTAGAATTAGCATTAAAATACTCATATTTAGCAAAGGAAAGATTTGAACAAATATATAATGATGAGAATTACGCAAAAAATTTATTTGGCCTAGCAGAAGAGTTTAACAAAAAAGGTGATTTGATAAATGCTATAAAATACTCAAAGAAAACGTTAGAGGTATATAAAAAAATACAATATAACAAGAGCATAGTAAATATAGAGCATAACTTAGGTAAATTATTTTATGAATTAGGAGATTTAGAAGAATCAATCAAACATTATGAGATATCTAGAAATGTTAGTGCTCAAAATCACGTAGGTCATATCAATGATATATTAATAGATATATGTACATGTTATTTAAAATTAAAAAATATTGAGCAATGCAGTAAAATATTAAAAAATATAGAAAACAGTATTGATGAAGATGACGTTGATAGAAAAATAAAATGTAAGTTAATTAAATATACTTTGTTTAATATTGAGGACAAAATTGAACAAGCAGAAACTGTATTAATTGATACGTATGTTCTAGCAAAAGATAGTGGAAGATTAGCTAAAGCAGGAGAATTAGCTATGAGGGTCGGGAAATATTTCATAGATAAAAAAGAAGAAGAAGAAGCAGCCTATTATTTGAATCAAGGAATAAAATTATTTAATGAAGCTGAGAAATTAGAAAATTAA
- a CDS encoding ribonuclease H family protein, translating into MAKKVYAIQYGYDLKNDKKVENIIVATWGECLGYVKGVKGAKYKSFENLEDAKAYLSEGNRMLKKSDENYPKDCLHAYVDGSYNSSDGRYSYGLVCVNNNVVEYIESNAEKNSSEKNIRQIAGELKGALKAAQYALRQGQKKLVIFHDYEGIAHHATGSWERKEESSMEYYENMQKLMNSGIEVIFVKVDSHTGDLFNELVDEKCKEVLGIPSDKAVEKLLKKNIIEVSSIEVKNQILSVAPSSDNHIIISGSDNKNEILDEIIEENSEEADEQSRFEEIVSLHKNNSKECKKIVSKLLSKEKEKFILYLLEQL; encoded by the coding sequence ATGGCTAAAAAAGTTTATGCTATACAATATGGATATGATTTAAAAAATGATAAAAAAGTAGAGAATATTATAGTTGCTACGTGGGGAGAATGTTTAGGATATGTTAAAGGCGTGAAGGGAGCTAAATATAAGAGCTTTGAAAACTTAGAAGATGCAAAAGCATATTTAAGTGAAGGAAATAGAATGTTAAAAAAGAGCGATGAGAATTATCCTAAAGACTGCCTTCATGCTTATGTTGATGGAAGCTATAATTCTTCAGATGGAAGATACTCATATGGTTTAGTATGTGTAAATAATAATGTAGTAGAATACATAGAAAGTAATGCGGAAAAGAATTCATCAGAAAAAAACATAAGACAAATAGCAGGTGAACTTAAAGGAGCTCTTAAAGCTGCTCAATATGCTTTAAGGCAAGGTCAAAAGAAATTAGTTATATTTCACGATTATGAAGGAATAGCTCATCATGCTACTGGCTCTTGGGAAAGAAAAGAAGAATCTTCAATGGAATATTATGAAAATATGCAAAAGCTAATGAATTCTGGTATTGAAGTAATATTTGTAAAAGTAGATAGTCATACTGGTGATTTATTTAATGAGCTTGTGGATGAGAAATGTAAGGAAGTTCTAGGAATACCTTCTGATAAAGCAGTAGAAAAATTACTTAAAAAAAACATTATAGAAGTTTCTAGTATTGAAGTAAAAAATCAAATATTAAGTGTAGCGCCATCTTCTGATAATCACATAATTATAAGTGGTAGTGATAATAAAAATGAAATCTTAGATGAAATAATAGAAGAAAATAGTGAAGAAGCTGATGAGCAAAGTAGATTTGAAGAAATTGTAAGCTTGCATAAAAATAATTCTAAAGAATGTAAAAAAATAGTTTCAAAATTGTTAAGTAAGGAAAAAGAAAAATTTATTTTATATTTATTGGAACAGCTTTAG
- a CDS encoding DUF1232 domain-containing protein produces MKISEVKVKLLGSDILSIINEFVKIEGLTLTSISINNGILLEGNFRKRIKIEFAVKVELIECMQNKINFRVVEAKILNLGVFRVFRSFALKQLLKLFKEYGIHSQKDRVIVDVNTVLKDVPFVELNIDEIFMKRSELWVEASNVNISIAGNLIKKIEVEEVNEEDEEAKLALEITEKVEDSYSKGRKIVEDKLPEFTEKYKEYIFILPDIISLIYRLLKDKRVPIKTKLIMSAAIGYVAMPSNLIPNKIPFVGAIDDIGVILFALNKVLKDIPLSIIVENWQGRNDLVIVLQKGVEYLMDFTKAGNVERLYSVIAELSTL; encoded by the coding sequence ATGAAGATATCAGAGGTAAAGGTTAAGTTACTTGGAAGTGATATATTAAGTATTATTAATGAATTCGTTAAAATTGAAGGATTAACATTAACAAGCATATCAATTAATAACGGAATATTATTAGAAGGAAATTTTAGAAAAAGAATTAAAATAGAATTTGCAGTAAAAGTAGAATTAATTGAATGTATGCAAAATAAAATTAATTTTAGAGTAGTTGAGGCAAAGATTTTAAACTTAGGAGTATTTAGGGTTTTTAGAAGTTTTGCATTAAAACAATTGTTAAAGTTATTTAAAGAATATGGGATACATAGTCAAAAAGATAGAGTGATAGTAGATGTTAACACAGTACTTAAGGATGTGCCTTTTGTGGAGCTTAATATTGATGAGATATTTATGAAAAGATCTGAGTTATGGGTGGAAGCTAGTAATGTTAATATTTCTATAGCAGGAAACTTGATAAAGAAGATAGAAGTGGAAGAGGTTAATGAAGAAGATGAAGAGGCAAAGTTAGCATTAGAAATTACGGAAAAAGTTGAAGACAGCTATTCAAAAGGAAGAAAAATTGTAGAGGACAAGCTTCCTGAGTTTACTGAGAAATACAAAGAATACATATTTATACTGCCTGATATAATTTCGCTGATCTATAGATTGCTTAAGGATAAACGAGTACCTATAAAGACTAAATTAATAATGTCAGCAGCTATAGGTTATGTAGCAATGCCAAGTAATTTAATACCTAATAAGATACCTTTTGTAGGAGCAATTGATGATATTGGAGTTATACTATTTGCACTAAATAAAGTTCTTAAGGATATTCCATTATCAATAATAGTAGAGAATTGGCAAGGTAGAAATGATCTGGTCATAGTATTACAAAAGGGCGTTGAATATTTAATGGATTTTACTAAAGCTGGAAATGTGGAAAGGTTATACTCTGTTATTGCAGAATTATCTACATTATAA
- a CDS encoding MetQ/NlpA family ABC transporter substrate-binding protein gives MKKKSILSIVLAGVVTLGLVGCGNASNTGSSDSKEDKVIKIGVTPKPHEEIVNVAKPLLEKEGYTVEITEFNDYNQPNTAVEEGDLDANFFQHTPYLNEQNKAQGYHLVSVGAIHLEPMGLYSHKIKSIDELKDGATIAIPNDPSNEARALKLLAGKGLIKIADGELVTPKDITENPKKLTFNELDAATVPRSIEDVDAAVINGNYALDANFNPAKDAIIIEDKDSEAAKPYANIVVVKEGNENKDKIKALMKAMTSQEVKDFINKEYNGSVIPVF, from the coding sequence ATGAAGAAAAAATCAATTTTATCAATAGTTTTAGCGGGAGTAGTTACACTAGGATTAGTAGGCTGCGGAAATGCTTCTAATACAGGAAGTTCAGATTCTAAAGAAGATAAGGTAATAAAAATTGGTGTTACACCAAAACCACATGAAGAAATAGTAAATGTGGCTAAGCCATTACTTGAAAAAGAAGGATATACAGTAGAAATAACAGAATTTAATGATTATAATCAACCTAACACTGCTGTAGAAGAAGGGGATTTAGACGCAAACTTCTTCCAACACACTCCATATTTAAATGAGCAAAATAAAGCTCAAGGATATCACTTAGTTTCAGTAGGAGCTATACATTTAGAACCAATGGGATTATATTCTCATAAGATTAAGAGCATAGATGAACTTAAAGATGGTGCTACAATTGCTATTCCTAATGATCCATCAAACGAAGCTAGAGCATTAAAGCTATTAGCAGGTAAGGGATTAATTAAAATTGCAGATGGTGAATTAGTTACACCAAAGGATATTACAGAAAATCCTAAGAAGTTAACATTTAATGAATTAGATGCAGCAACAGTTCCAAGATCAATAGAAGATGTTGATGCAGCTGTAATAAATGGAAACTATGCATTAGATGCTAACTTTAATCCAGCAAAAGATGCTATAATAATTGAAGATAAAGATTCAGAAGCAGCTAAACCTTATGCAAACATTGTTGTTGTAAAAGAAGGCAATGAAAATAAAGATAAAATTAAAGCTTTAATGAAAGCAATGACTTCACAAGAAGTTAAAGACTTTATAAATAAGGAATACAATGGATCAGTAATTCCAGTATTTTAG
- a CDS encoding methionine ABC transporter permease gives MNAIIVKALIETLEMVFASTIGSLILGFIPAIILTVTAKDGLKPNKVVYTVLDLIINILRSFPVIILMVAIIPLTRFIAGKSIGTEAAIVPLTIAAAPFVARIIESALREVDKGMIEAAKSFGASNTQIIFKVMLKEAIPSIASGITLTIISIVGYSAMAGTIGGGGLGQVAISYGYQRFQTDYMVVTCIVLIIVVQGLQLIGNYFYNKLSK, from the coding sequence ATGAATGCGATAATAGTAAAAGCTTTAATAGAAACATTAGAGATGGTTTTTGCATCAACTATTGGTTCACTTATTTTAGGATTCATACCTGCAATAATCTTAACAGTTACTGCAAAGGATGGATTAAAACCTAATAAAGTTGTTTATACTGTTTTAGATTTAATAATTAATATATTAAGAAGTTTTCCAGTTATCATATTAATGGTTGCAATAATACCTTTAACTAGATTTATTGCTGGAAAATCAATAGGGACAGAGGCAGCTATTGTTCCACTTACGATTGCAGCAGCTCCATTTGTAGCAAGAATAATAGAATCAGCACTTAGAGAAGTTGATAAAGGAATGATTGAGGCAGCAAAATCCTTTGGGGCATCAAATACTCAAATTATATTTAAGGTTATGCTTAAAGAAGCAATTCCTTCAATAGCATCTGGAATAACACTTACAATAATAAGTATTGTTGGGTATTCAGCAATGGCAGGAACAATTGGAGGCGGAGGACTTGGTCAAGTAGCGATAAGCTATGGTTATCAAAGATTCCAAACAGATTATATGGTAGTAACATGTATTGTCTTAATTATAGTGGTACAAGGACTACAGCTTATAGGCAATTATTTTTACAATAAATTATCAAAGTAG
- a CDS encoding methionine ABC transporter ATP-binding protein gives MIEIKHVIKNFGEAQVIKDVSLNIKEGEIYGIIGHSGAGKSTLLRCINGLESYDGGSINVMGKEVSSLDGRSLREFRKDLGMIFQNFNLMQRKNVFDNVALPLEVWGYNKNEIKDKVSRLLDLVGLKDKKLSKPSELSGGQKQRVAIARALALDPKVLLCDEATSALDPKITKDILALLSKINKELGITIVMVTHQMEVIKEICEKVALLDGGEIKAEGRAEDLFLKPGKSLKKFLGEEDDELLPDEGVNIKLFFPSDSSENALITKMARELEIDFSIVWGKLERFRSEVLGGLVINIKEEDKDKVIKYLENRDILLEVIE, from the coding sequence TTGATAGAAATTAAACACGTAATTAAAAATTTTGGGGAAGCACAAGTTATAAAAGATGTATCGCTAAACATTAAAGAAGGCGAAATTTATGGAATAATAGGTCATAGTGGTGCAGGAAAATCTACATTACTTAGATGCATTAACGGTCTTGAATCTTATGATGGAGGATCAATAAATGTAATGGGGAAAGAAGTTTCTTCATTAGATGGCAGAAGTTTAAGGGAATTTAGAAAAGATTTGGGGATGATTTTTCAAAATTTCAATCTTATGCAGAGAAAGAATGTTTTTGATAATGTAGCTCTTCCACTTGAAGTGTGGGGATATAATAAAAACGAAATCAAGGACAAGGTATCAAGATTACTGGATTTAGTTGGATTAAAAGATAAAAAATTAAGCAAGCCATCCGAGCTTAGTGGTGGTCAGAAACAAAGAGTAGCAATAGCAAGAGCATTAGCATTAGATCCTAAGGTATTACTTTGTGACGAAGCGACATCAGCTTTAGATCCTAAGATTACAAAAGATATTTTGGCATTACTTTCTAAGATAAATAAAGAACTAGGAATTACAATAGTCATGGTTACTCATCAAATGGAAGTAATAAAAGAAATATGTGAAAAAGTTGCATTATTAGATGGTGGAGAAATAAAAGCAGAAGGAAGAGCAGAAGATTTATTCTTAAAGCCTGGAAAGTCTCTTAAGAAATTCTTGGGTGAAGAAGATGATGAATTATTACCTGATGAGGGAGTTAATATTAAGCTATTCTTCCCAAGTGATTCATCAGAAAATGCGCTTATAACCAAAATGGCAAGAGAACTCGAAATAGATTTTTCAATAGTTTGGGGTAAGCTTGAAAGATTTAGAAGTGAAGTACTAGGGGGGCTTGTAATAAATATTAAAGAAGAAGATAAGGACAAGGTTATAAAATATCTTGAAAATAGAGATATCTTATTGGAGGTAATTGAATAA